Proteins from a genomic interval of Oceanispirochaeta crateris:
- a CDS encoding PrsW family intramembrane metalloprotease has translation MFFIFSLLLLPQVINFLLALIPALVLLGYFYKRDPRPEPRKTVTKAFLWGIGATLPALIIELLFSSIIPENLSPLALAAVKAFVIAALVEESCKMAVVNRYIFPLPEFDEVNDGIVYTMAAGLGFAFMENILYSMNSSNPWSLLIMRGITSVPLHGLASGLMGYYIGKAKFDQKDNRTFGLFLAIFYHGLYDFFLFTETWLAWLVIPLLLILYRHTRTLMSRAVREDREAYRV, from the coding sequence GTGTTTTTCATTTTTTCTCTTCTATTGCTTCCCCAGGTCATCAACTTTCTCCTGGCCCTCATTCCGGCATTGGTCCTCCTTGGATATTTTTACAAAAGAGATCCAAGGCCGGAACCTCGCAAAACTGTGACGAAGGCCTTTCTGTGGGGCATTGGGGCCACATTACCGGCTCTCATTATAGAACTGCTATTCTCCAGCATAATCCCGGAAAATCTCTCCCCCCTGGCTTTAGCAGCTGTGAAAGCCTTTGTGATTGCTGCTTTGGTAGAAGAAAGCTGTAAAATGGCCGTAGTCAACAGGTACATCTTCCCCCTGCCTGAGTTTGACGAAGTCAATGACGGAATTGTATATACAATGGCAGCAGGTCTTGGTTTTGCCTTCATGGAAAACATCCTCTACAGCATGAACTCCTCCAATCCCTGGAGCCTATTGATTATGAGGGGAATCACATCGGTCCCTCTTCATGGCCTAGCCTCGGGACTCATGGGCTATTATATAGGCAAAGCCAAATTTGATCAGAAAGACAATCGCACATTCGGGTTATTCCTAGCCATCTTCTATCATGGCCTCTATGATTTTTTTCTGTTTACAGAAACATGGCTTGCCTGGTTGGTCATCCCTTTGCTGTTGATCTTATACAGACACACCAGAACTCTGATGAGCCGGGCCGTACGGGAGGACAGAGAAGCCTACAGGGTCTGA
- the hisC gene encoding histidinol-phosphate transaminase: MKIRKTLRNVTPYIAGKTKPGAIKLSSNENPLGPSPKALNAIQQELNHLNRYPDGRSGTLISALADHYKLAPECFIVGNGSDEIFALIAGTFLEEGQEVITADSTFSEYNFSGLLFGGHVIKIALRDGFFDTEAMLAAITDETCLVFIANPNNPTGTFLKQNEIRSFLKRLPNHVILVLDEAYAEFATHEDFGSGCDLVMDFPNLIVTRTFSKIYGLAGLRIGYAMAYPSLTQEIFRAKQAFNVNLLAQCAAAEALNDHDFIQKTLNLCSEGKKYLYEALDRDNYFYYPSEANFICIRIGKDSKEVFDDFLDQGMAIRPLASFGMEDWIRYTIGTQEQNEEFIRLLKSLRE, encoded by the coding sequence ATGAAAATCCGAAAGACCCTAAGAAACGTAACCCCTTATATTGCCGGTAAAACAAAACCTGGTGCAATAAAACTATCCTCCAATGAAAATCCCCTGGGCCCATCCCCCAAAGCCCTCAATGCAATACAGCAGGAATTAAACCATCTCAACCGCTATCCTGACGGACGATCGGGAACCTTGATATCTGCCCTGGCCGACCACTACAAGCTGGCCCCGGAATGCTTCATCGTAGGCAATGGATCTGATGAAATATTCGCCCTCATCGCAGGAACCTTTCTGGAAGAAGGTCAGGAAGTCATCACTGCAGACTCGACATTTTCAGAGTATAATTTTTCGGGCCTACTTTTTGGTGGACATGTCATCAAGATAGCTCTTAGAGATGGCTTTTTTGATACAGAAGCAATGCTGGCAGCCATCACAGACGAGACCTGTCTTGTATTTATCGCAAACCCCAACAATCCCACAGGAACATTTCTAAAACAAAATGAAATCCGTTCTTTTTTAAAGCGCCTTCCCAATCATGTCATACTGGTACTGGATGAAGCCTATGCAGAATTTGCAACTCATGAAGATTTTGGTTCCGGCTGTGATCTGGTGATGGATTTTCCCAACCTTATTGTCACTAGAACTTTTTCAAAGATCTACGGCCTTGCGGGCCTCAGAATCGGTTACGCCATGGCTTACCCCTCATTGACCCAAGAAATTTTCAGGGCAAAACAGGCCTTCAATGTGAACCTCTTAGCTCAATGTGCAGCGGCTGAAGCCCTAAACGATCATGACTTTATACAAAAAACTCTGAACCTTTGTTCTGAAGGAAAGAAGTATCTGTACGAGGCATTGGATAGGGACAATTATTTCTATTATCCCAGCGAGGCCAATTTCATATGTATAAGGATAGGAAAAGACAGCAAAGAAGTCTTTGATGATTTCCTGGATCAGGGCATGGCAATCCGCCCTCTGGCTTCCTTCGGCATGGAAGACTGGATACGATACACCATAGGCACACAGGAACAAAATGAAGAATTCATACGGCTGTTAAAGAGTCTTAGGGAATAA
- a CDS encoding ATP-binding protein, producing the protein MITGAQLQKLFINMKTALIITDHSGLIQSANDFAGKMLNLEEGDLKGRHIHALLTPRQKEITLKKISGDEVSGPIMWLLNVVDNENKTSQEGDTNTFLAAMTHEIRTPMNGIIGMTDLALEEDISPVLKEYLNIIHLSADSLMRVINDILDFSKMESGNLSIEHIPIPIHSLLENIVKLFIPQAKAKGVDFKYNPASDLPEVIMGDPIRIGQVIQNLLNNALKFTPNGFIELSSHIDKKKSPHRLFFSISDSGIGIPKEKQHLLFQSFTQVDASTTRKYGGTGLGLAICAYLTSRMGGQIDVKSAAGKGSRFRFFLPLLLPDESKEEPRIHKNSPPKSDADVFLPLGPLILLLEDNRINQLLAVRTMEKAGYRVITAENGNEGIREYKKHKPDLILMDIQMPEKDGYETAMEIRDLEKETQENTPIIALTALALHEDMKKITDAGMNDFLGKPVSPIDLKQMLHKYCKH; encoded by the coding sequence GTGATCACAGGAGCCCAGCTACAAAAATTATTCATCAATATGAAAACAGCTCTGATTATCACAGATCATTCCGGCTTGATTCAGTCGGCAAATGACTTTGCCGGGAAAATGCTGAACTTAGAGGAAGGGGACCTGAAGGGACGTCACATTCATGCCCTTCTGACTCCCAGACAAAAAGAAATAACTCTGAAGAAAATATCCGGAGATGAAGTATCCGGTCCGATTATGTGGCTCTTGAATGTGGTGGATAATGAAAACAAAACAAGCCAGGAGGGAGATACAAATACGTTCCTGGCTGCTATGACCCATGAAATCAGAACACCTATGAACGGGATCATCGGCATGACAGATCTGGCTCTGGAAGAAGACATAAGTCCTGTCTTAAAGGAGTACTTAAATATCATACACCTGTCGGCGGACTCCTTAATGCGGGTCATTAACGATATCCTTGATTTTTCCAAGATGGAATCCGGCAACCTGAGCATTGAGCATATTCCAATTCCCATACATAGTTTGCTTGAAAACATAGTGAAACTCTTCATTCCCCAGGCAAAAGCAAAGGGAGTTGATTTTAAGTACAACCCAGCCTCTGATTTACCCGAGGTAATAATGGGCGACCCCATCAGAATCGGGCAGGTCATACAGAATCTTTTAAACAATGCCCTGAAGTTTACTCCCAACGGATTCATTGAATTATCTAGCCATATTGATAAAAAGAAGAGTCCCCATAGATTGTTTTTTTCTATCAGCGATTCAGGAATTGGCATCCCCAAGGAGAAGCAGCATCTGCTGTTTCAGTCCTTTACACAGGTCGATGCCTCAACAACAAGAAAATATGGGGGGACGGGTCTCGGGCTGGCAATTTGTGCTTATCTGACAAGCCGGATGGGTGGCCAGATTGATGTAAAAAGTGCAGCCGGCAAGGGCAGCAGATTCAGATTTTTCCTACCCCTACTGCTACCGGATGAAAGCAAGGAAGAACCCAGGATTCATAAAAATTCTCCCCCCAAAAGTGATGCCGATGTGTTTCTTCCTCTGGGACCTCTGATCCTCCTCCTGGAGGATAATAGGATCAATCAGCTATTGGCCGTAAGGACAATGGAAAAGGCAGGATACAGGGTCATCACCGCAGAAAATGGAAACGAAGGCATCAGGGAATACAAAAAACACAAGCCGGATTTAATCCTCATGGACATACAGATGCCCGAAAAAGACGGTTATGAAACGGCTATGGAAATTCGAGACCTTGAAAAAGAGACCCAGGAGAATACACCGATTATTGCCCTCACGGCTCTGGCTCTACATGAAGATATGAAAAAAATTACTGATGCAGGGATGAATGATTTTCTAGGAAAACCAGTCAGTCCTATTGACCTTAAGCAGATGCTCCATAAATATTGTAAGCACTGA
- a CDS encoding MFS transporter: MIKKTKYLSQKERETARKYYFRFASFNGIGFSFLGNTTVYLLAILYGATNTQLGYISAAAYITGGLLILYPRLFRGKSNKMVGYIAWQLRGIICLAYLALPFLSGPPAIYLILTTYTMFCMVRTIGVAVQQTIQKMVSTSRTRGEVIMTLSSRFNTMALLSRFFSFVWTSLTFLSELTGILSLQMLGIVMNIMASLNLKKIPNREVVDYIPGEHMGKIFVKAMKQKKDRSILILRWSAISIEIIAAMTIPFLRQYAGFSTSQIFMYTLIITTSSIFAALLIRPFADRLGSRPFILPAAITAGIIFSTWMGIQPDRSPEFFYILGFLTVFIQNILSLLSARLFVQTIPDEGTISFTSMDIVVTSFLALLLGFLAGGLADLSSTAGNLPYINIYGLTFSLGLLFSILIAITAARFSEEGSTTVRKTWAMIFSLEHMRTFRDITRLNNGNSNLKRKTLILSLAYTGSSLANDEIRQMFLNPLSSEKSDIMKTLFDKKRPELVPELIREAQNVYSLSRNAAIFALGSYPMDAVEKALIELLDDPDPITASTAAKSLGRIGNTEKTDLIFQKFIQGKRGNIHSDLNYIIALHNMDPQGPWLEETFSREQAELGESYEQSVITLICRQQNLSPPIAWIYQMNNQESGEGLHILLDETREMDIFFQARDHMDSSFSKGKYSEIWTWCRKQLSEERRVEGAAIPVVRSIQSFDLNFTDPTNTIAALYYTYQILRKGGEL, translated from the coding sequence ATGATAAAGAAAACTAAATACCTATCTCAAAAAGAAAGAGAAACAGCCAGAAAGTATTATTTTAGATTTGCCTCATTCAACGGCATTGGCTTCAGTTTTCTAGGCAATACCACGGTTTATCTTCTGGCCATTTTATATGGCGCTACCAATACTCAACTTGGCTATATTTCTGCAGCGGCCTACATCACCGGAGGCCTGTTGATTCTATATCCCCGTCTGTTCAGGGGGAAATCAAACAAGATGGTGGGGTATATTGCCTGGCAGCTCAGAGGGATCATCTGCCTCGCTTATCTTGCCCTGCCCTTCCTATCCGGCCCCCCGGCTATTTATCTGATTCTGACGACCTATACCATGTTTTGTATGGTCCGGACCATAGGAGTAGCCGTTCAGCAGACAATACAGAAGATGGTCTCGACCAGCCGGACCAGAGGAGAGGTGATTATGACCCTTTCCAGTCGGTTCAACACGATGGCCCTGTTATCACGATTTTTTAGTTTTGTTTGGACATCTCTCACATTCTTATCCGAACTGACAGGGATACTTAGCCTGCAGATGTTGGGAATTGTGATGAACATAATGGCCAGTTTGAATCTTAAAAAAATTCCCAACCGTGAAGTTGTGGATTATATCCCAGGTGAACATATGGGCAAGATTTTTGTCAAAGCCATGAAACAGAAAAAAGATAGATCAATTCTCATCCTGCGATGGAGTGCCATATCCATTGAGATTATCGCAGCCATGACAATTCCCTTTCTCAGACAATACGCCGGGTTTTCGACGTCTCAGATTTTCATGTACACCCTAATCATTACAACATCTTCTATCTTTGCAGCTCTGCTGATCAGACCCTTTGCTGACCGACTGGGAAGTCGGCCTTTCATACTCCCCGCCGCCATTACGGCGGGCATTATATTTTCTACATGGATGGGAATCCAGCCCGACAGGAGTCCTGAGTTCTTCTATATTCTGGGATTTTTAACCGTTTTCATTCAAAATATTTTATCCCTATTGTCCGCAAGACTTTTTGTCCAGACCATTCCCGATGAAGGCACCATAAGTTTTACATCCATGGACATTGTGGTCACCTCCTTCCTGGCACTTCTTCTCGGTTTTCTTGCCGGCGGGTTGGCGGACCTGTCCAGTACCGCAGGCAATTTGCCTTATATAAATATTTATGGACTGACTTTTTCTCTGGGGCTACTGTTCAGCATACTCATAGCCATAACGGCTGCCAGATTCAGCGAAGAAGGAAGTACAACTGTAAGAAAGACCTGGGCCATGATATTTTCACTGGAGCATATGAGGACCTTCCGGGATATTACCAGACTGAATAACGGCAACAGCAACCTCAAGAGAAAAACACTGATCCTTTCACTTGCCTATACTGGTTCATCTCTTGCCAATGATGAAATAAGACAGATGTTCCTCAACCCTCTAAGCTCAGAAAAATCTGACATAATGAAAACACTCTTTGACAAAAAACGTCCAGAACTAGTCCCAGAATTAATACGAGAAGCCCAAAACGTCTATTCTCTATCCAGAAACGCCGCCATCTTTGCTCTGGGGTCTTACCCCATGGATGCCGTAGAAAAGGCGCTGATCGAACTCCTCGATGATCCTGATCCCATAACAGCATCCACCGCCGCAAAATCACTGGGCAGAATCGGAAACACAGAAAAAACAGACCTCATATTTCAAAAGTTCATACAGGGGAAGAGAGGCAATATCCACAGTGATTTAAATTATATTATCGCTCTCCACAATATGGACCCTCAAGGACCATGGCTGGAAGAAACATTCTCCCGGGAACAGGCAGAGCTGGGAGAAAGTTACGAACAGAGTGTGATTACCCTGATCTGCCGCCAGCAAAACCTCAGTCCCCCCATAGCTTGGATTTACCAGATGAATAACCAGGAATCTGGAGAAGGTCTGCATATTCTTCTGGATGAAACAAGAGAAATGGATATCTTCTTTCAGGCCAGAGATCATATGGACTCTTCATTTAGTAAAGGGAAATACAGCGAAATATGGACCTGGTGCCGGAAGCAATTGAGTGAAGAGAGACGAGTTGAAGGAGCCGCGATTCCCGTCGTCCGTTCCATTCAAAGTTTTGATCTGAATTTTACGGATCCCACCAACACAATTGCCGCTTTGTACTATACTTATCAGATACTCAGAAAAGGAGGAGAACTGTGA
- a CDS encoding YeiH family protein, producing the protein MKLLPGIIICALLGTIAWTLGLFLPLGAVTFSILLGMLLANTFKISSRATPGISFSEKKILPVAIALLGFSLNYNVLLSFGVLPLILIFLGIPFTILTALIWGKLFGIEKEQALLIGVGNGVCGSSAIVAVQGVVKTNEKNVGMSVAIINLLGTAGIFILPFLLSLTPLFSQQIKGMIIGNTLQAVGQVTAAGFSLGNDTGQVAVIVKMGRILLISPVVLIVQFIRNPKAASLEKKTRAKVPLYILVFILFSAINTAGFLPESMTEALQFSGEVLLITAMAGIGMKITFRGLAQQGKNSLMTGILTWAGQILFTFLIVFPYQILFL; encoded by the coding sequence ATGAAATTATTACCAGGAATCATCATCTGTGCTTTATTAGGAACCATCGCCTGGACTTTGGGACTGTTTCTACCATTGGGAGCCGTAACATTTTCAATTCTGTTGGGAATGCTCCTTGCCAATACCTTCAAAATCAGCTCCAGAGCCACCCCGGGAATAAGCTTCAGTGAAAAGAAGATATTGCCAGTTGCCATAGCCCTGCTGGGTTTTTCACTGAATTACAACGTCCTTTTATCCTTTGGTGTTTTACCCTTGATTCTTATCTTCCTTGGAATCCCCTTCACCATTTTGACGGCCCTGATATGGGGGAAACTCTTTGGAATAGAAAAAGAACAAGCTCTCCTTATTGGAGTTGGCAACGGAGTCTGCGGTAGTTCTGCCATAGTGGCTGTCCAAGGGGTGGTTAAGACAAACGAGAAGAATGTGGGCATGTCTGTGGCTATCATCAATTTACTGGGAACTGCCGGGATCTTTATCCTCCCCTTCCTCCTGTCATTGACCCCCCTGTTCTCCCAACAGATAAAAGGGATGATCATAGGCAATACCTTACAGGCCGTTGGTCAGGTAACAGCCGCAGGATTTTCCCTTGGAAACGACACCGGCCAGGTTGCGGTAATTGTGAAAATGGGCCGGATACTCCTGATATCACCGGTGGTTCTGATTGTCCAGTTCATAAGAAATCCAAAGGCTGCCAGCCTGGAAAAGAAGACAAGAGCGAAGGTTCCCCTATACATACTGGTATTCATCCTATTCTCGGCAATTAATACAGCGGGTTTCCTGCCGGAGTCTATGACAGAAGCACTGCAATTTTCAGGGGAAGTTTTACTCATAACCGCCATGGCGGGAATTGGAATGAAAATTACATTCCGGGGACTGGCACAGCAGGGAAAGAACTCCCTTATGACAGGCATTTTGACCTGGGCCGGACAGATTCTCTTTACCTTTCTGATTGTTTTTCCTTATCAGATACTATTCTTATAA